In Lactiplantibacillus pentosus, the sequence GAGTGATAATGAATGGATGACTAGCAGCCACGACTATATTGAGCCGTGGTTTTTATATAAAAATATTAATAACAGCAATCCTTGTGATAAAATTGTATTACATAAAAGTATTACCATGGAGGATTACGATGGACAAAGACACAAAGTATTGCGTGAATTGCGGGGAGAAGATTCCGAAAAGTGCTCGTTTCTGTGAGAAGTGTGGAAGTGCACAGCCTGAACTTGACAGCAGCCCCAAAACTACAGCTGAGGATCAGGTAGCAAAGAAAGGCCCAAGGAAAAAGCATATTTGGAGTAAGTGGTGGTTTTGGCTACTAGTTATTATCTGTATCTTTTTAGTTGCACTAGGGCTCAGGTTTGCTGTGAACCATACGAAAGGGCCGGATACTATTGCGTCAGAGATACAATCTGGATTACGTCATGACACGACTGATTATGGTGATGCCAAAGTAAGTTGGAACGATGATGCAGAAGTCATGGAAGTGCGACTACCAACTGATTCTCGAGTTATTAGAAGTACTTATCAGGGCGAAACAGCTCTTTGGAATTCACTAGTCAGAGAGTTACAGGATGATTCCAAGAAAATCGCACGCGATAACAATAAAAAATACTCATACATTGAGATAATGGCACCTAAAAGCTCAAAGTATGTATGGTTGGAAGTAGATCAAGGTAAAATCAAATATAATACCGCTGATAATCTAAAATAACCAGAACCAATAAAGCCAGCATCACGACAAAATCCACCTGGATTCCGCCGTGATGCTGGTTTTATGTCTAGTTATTGAGATTTCAGTAGCTCACAATCTGTGTCGTTTCATTAAGTAGATGGCCTAAGTAATCCGCCAAGTGCTCGTGGGCAAAGATGTGAGCGCTAGTTTCGGCTTGCTCGTTATAGTTGGTATTCGTGTTGACGTCATACACAAACTTTTGGTGATTTTGATCTTCCACCCATTCAACAGCAGCGACGTCTAGGCCGTTAGCGTGTAAAAAGTGCTCATAATCAGCCTGTTGTTGGCTACTTAACGGGTCAATGATTTTAAACTTAGATTCAGCTGTGTTTGGCAGTTGGCATTCATCTGCTGGACAAAGCTCGAACCCTTGGCTGGAATCAATTGAGACGGTGTAAAGAAACTTTTGACCAATAAATTCTGATCGTCGAATCCGACCATCGATGGGGCGAATATATTCTTGGAGTAGTGTAATGCCGTCCACCGGTTCCTCGAATTCAGTACTAGTGACGTATTTCTCGAGCTCCTGACTGTTGTTGAATAGATGAACACCAGCGCCTTTACCAGCACGATTATGCTTAGTAATTAACGGATAAACGTTGAATTCCTGAGCCGCTTGCACTAAATTATCTTTACCCAGAACGGCGATTGTTCGGGGTGTTTTGATGCCAGCCTTGTTAAGTGCTATGTATTGTTTAACTTTGCTAATTTCCAGATCAATTGCGCGAGAGCCGTTTAAAACGACGCGCTGATTGTTCTCTAGCCATTGAATCACTTGTTGTGCAAATTCGGGTGCAAAACGGTGCCCACG encodes:
- a CDS encoding zinc-ribbon domain-containing protein codes for the protein MDKDTKYCVNCGEKIPKSARFCEKCGSAQPELDSSPKTTAEDQVAKKGPRKKHIWSKWWFWLLVIICIFLVALGLRFAVNHTKGPDTIASEIQSGLRHDTTDYGDAKVSWNDDAEVMEVRLPTDSRVIRSTYQGETALWNSLVRELQDDSKKIARDNNKKYSYIEIMAPKSSKYVWLEVDQGKIKYNTADNLK